Proteins from a single region of Undibacterium sp. KW1:
- the ffh gene encoding signal recognition particle protein yields the protein MLDNLTQRLAKVVKTMRGEARLTESNTADMLREVRMALLEADVALPAVRELIARVKEKAMGEEVISSLTPGQALVGVVQKELAALMGADLGEEASQLSFNCQPPAIILMAGLQGAGKTTTVGKLAKYLKEQKKKKVLTVSADVYRPAAIGQLQTVTAQVGADFFPSLPTDKPVDIALAALDYAKKHYHDVLIIDTAGRLGIDEAMMQEIAAVHAAVKPIETLFVVDAMLGQDAVNTAKAFNDALPLTGVVLTKLDGDARGGAALSVRHITGKPIKFVGVAEKLDGLESFDATRMANRILGMGDILALVESAQKGMDVAAAQDLAHKIKDGGKFDMNDFKMQISQMKNMGGLANLMDKLPAQMQQAASGANMDQAEKQVRRMEGMINSMTPQERSKPELIKASRKRRIAAGAGVQIQEVNRMLAQFEQMQSMMKKLRGGGMMKMLRGMKGMMPGKR from the coding sequence ATGCTCGATAACCTTACCCAGCGCCTAGCCAAAGTCGTCAAGACCATGCGCGGCGAAGCCCGTCTGACTGAATCCAATACCGCCGACATGTTGCGTGAAGTACGCATGGCCTTGCTGGAGGCAGACGTTGCCCTGCCAGCAGTACGTGAACTGATCGCCCGCGTCAAAGAAAAAGCCATGGGAGAAGAAGTCATTTCTTCCCTGACACCAGGTCAGGCCCTGGTTGGCGTGGTACAAAAAGAACTGGCAGCCCTGATGGGTGCCGACCTGGGTGAAGAAGCATCCCAACTAAGTTTTAACTGCCAGCCACCGGCAATCATCCTGATGGCAGGTTTACAGGGTGCCGGTAAAACCACGACGGTCGGTAAGCTGGCCAAATATCTGAAAGAGCAAAAAAAGAAAAAGGTATTAACCGTTTCTGCCGACGTGTACCGTCCTGCCGCGATAGGCCAGTTGCAGACGGTGACAGCGCAGGTTGGTGCAGACTTTTTCCCCTCCCTGCCTACTGACAAGCCGGTTGATATCGCCCTGGCTGCACTTGACTACGCCAAAAAGCATTATCACGATGTGCTGATCATCGATACTGCAGGTCGTCTGGGTATAGATGAAGCGATGATGCAAGAGATTGCTGCAGTCCATGCCGCCGTCAAACCGATAGAAACCCTGTTCGTGGTCGATGCCATGCTGGGTCAGGATGCCGTCAATACTGCCAAGGCCTTTAACGATGCCCTGCCTTTGACAGGCGTGGTGCTGACCAAGCTTGATGGCGACGCGCGTGGTGGTGCTGCGCTGTCGGTACGCCATATCACTGGGAAACCAATCAAATTTGTTGGTGTTGCTGAAAAACTCGATGGCCTGGAATCGTTTGATGCCACCCGCATGGCCAACCGCATTTTGGGCATGGGTGACATCCTGGCGCTGGTGGAATCTGCCCAAAAAGGCATGGACGTGGCAGCCGCACAGGACCTGGCGCACAAGATCAAGGATGGCGGCAAGTTCGACATGAATGACTTCAAGATGCAGATTTCGCAGATGAAGAATATGGGCGGCCTGGCCAACCTGATGGACAAGTTGCCAGCGCAAATGCAACAGGCAGCCAGCGGCGCGAATATGGATCAGGCAGAAAAACAGGTACGCCGCATGGAAGGCATGATCAATTCCATGACACCGCAAGAAAGGTCCAAGCCGGAATTGATCAAGGCTTCGCGCAAGCGCCGTATCGCTGCAGGTGCCGGCGTACAGATACAGGAAGTCAACCGCATGCTGGCCCAGTTTGAGCAAATGCAGTCCATGATGAAGAAATTACGCGGTGGCGGCATGATGAAGATGTTGCGCGGCATGAAGGGTATGATGCCCGGTAAACGCTGA
- a CDS encoding ABC transporter permease — MKFKWREIGAGLIVPVILIAIWHVVTNMGWVNAQVLPTPMAVVKKWIEYASPYEARDVATTSWLAWAFSGELIRDTMGSMYRVLVGFVVGAGLALPLGLAMGSSQRMYAWMNPLIQVLRPIPPIAYIPLSILWFGLGNPPAIFLIAIGAFFPVLMNTIAGVRHVDGIYIRAARNLGASQTTMFVRVMLPAAVPYILSGVRIGIGTAFIVVIVSEMIAVNNGLGFRILEAREYFWSDKIIAGMISIGLLGLAIDLAMNKLNNYLLRWHRGLEN; from the coding sequence ATGAAATTCAAATGGCGTGAAATTGGCGCGGGGCTGATTGTGCCCGTTATTCTGATTGCGATCTGGCATGTGGTGACCAACATGGGATGGGTCAATGCCCAGGTCTTGCCTACGCCTATGGCGGTGGTAAAAAAATGGATAGAGTATGCGTCCCCTTATGAAGCCAGGGACGTGGCGACGACGAGCTGGCTGGCCTGGGCTTTTTCTGGCGAATTGATACGCGACACCATGGGCAGTATGTACCGCGTGCTGGTCGGTTTTGTGGTCGGCGCAGGTCTGGCGCTGCCACTCGGGCTGGCGATGGGTTCGAGCCAAAGGATGTATGCATGGATGAATCCCCTGATTCAGGTTTTGCGCCCCATACCACCGATAGCCTATATCCCGTTATCGATACTGTGGTTTGGTCTGGGTAATCCACCAGCCATCTTCCTGATCGCGATCGGCGCGTTTTTCCCTGTACTGATGAACACCATCGCCGGTGTGCGTCATGTCGATGGTATCTACATCAGGGCCGCCCGCAATCTGGGGGCCAGCCAGACCACCATGTTTGTGCGCGTCATGTTGCCAGCGGCTGTACCTTATATCTTGTCCGGTGTACGTATTGGTATAGGTACTGCTTTTATCGTGGTCATCGTCTCGGAAATGATTGCCGTGAACAATGGCCTGGGTTTTCGCATACTGGAGGCGCGTGAGTATTTTTGGTCTGACAAGATTATTGCAGGCATGATCAGCATAGGTTTGCTGGGTTTGGCAATTGATCTGGCGATGAATAAATTGAATAACTATTTGCTGCGCTGGCACCGTGGATTGGAGAACTGA
- a CDS encoding ABC transporter substrate-binding protein, translating to MRRLHRAWRLSRIFTLCTLIASSGYSLAEEGVTDSSILIGQTVGLTGQIAGPVKEMNAGAAAYFNQINKNGGVHGRKIELHIVDDKFDPVIAAANAETLIKKDHVFALFQSRGTPHTQAILPILASSKVPLVAPSTGAAVFHNPVNRYVFNVRARYQDEVKKAVEQFSTIGLKDIAIVHVDDTFGGDGLIGFTNAMDSFKLKPSLISKYDRAKPDVPKAIDEVTKSTAKAVIIVGSATTVAELIRGLRAKGSTVQIMTLSNNASQSFIDSLGPVATGVMVSQIMPAPHLVSSTLGQEFKTIAKDNGVAPSYAAMEGFVSAKLLVEGLKRAGKGLTREGLIRALESMHKVDLGGVTVTYSDHDHSGSEFVDLTMIGRDGKFLR from the coding sequence ATGAGACGACTTCATCGTGCCTGGCGCCTGTCACGCATATTTACCCTGTGCACCCTGATTGCTTCGTCCGGCTACAGCCTGGCAGAGGAAGGTGTCACTGACAGTAGCATATTAATAGGACAAACCGTAGGCCTGACCGGGCAGATTGCCGGGCCGGTCAAAGAAATGAATGCAGGCGCTGCCGCTTATTTCAACCAGATCAACAAGAATGGCGGCGTGCATGGCCGCAAGATAGAGCTACACATTGTCGATGACAAGTTTGATCCCGTGATTGCCGCTGCCAATGCCGAGACACTGATCAAGAAAGACCATGTCTTTGCCTTGTTCCAGTCGCGCGGCACGCCGCATACCCAGGCTATCCTTCCTATACTGGCGTCCAGCAAGGTGCCGCTGGTGGCACCGAGTACCGGTGCGGCAGTGTTCCATAATCCGGTTAACCGCTATGTATTCAATGTCAGGGCCAGGTATCAGGATGAAGTAAAAAAGGCTGTTGAGCAGTTTTCTACCATAGGCCTCAAAGATATCGCCATCGTGCATGTCGATGATACTTTCGGCGGCGATGGGCTGATCGGTTTTACCAATGCGATGGACAGCTTCAAACTCAAGCCATCCCTGATCAGTAAATATGACAGGGCAAAACCTGACGTACCCAAGGCAATTGATGAAGTAACCAAGTCAACCGCCAAGGCAGTGATCATCGTCGGTTCTGCCACTACCGTGGCAGAACTGATCCGTGGTTTGCGTGCCAAAGGCAGCACCGTACAAATCATGACACTGTCAAATAATGCTTCGCAGTCCTTCATTGATTCCCTCGGGCCGGTGGCAACTGGCGTGATGGTGTCACAGATTATGCCTGCTCCCCATCTGGTATCTTCTACTCTGGGGCAAGAATTCAAGACCATTGCCAAAGACAATGGTGTGGCACCATCTTATGCGGCAATGGAAGGCTTCGTCTCTGCCAAGTTGCTGGTAGAAGGTTTGAAGCGGGCGGGCAAGGGCCTGACGCGGGAAGGTCTGATACGCGCGCTGGAATCCATGCACAAGGTTGATCTGGGTGGTGTCACAGTCACTTATAGTGACCACGACCACAGCGGCAGTGAGTTTGTTGATCTGACGATGATAGGGCGGGATGGCAAGTTCTTGCGCTAA
- a CDS encoding ABC transporter substrate-binding protein — translation MFKKILLASLITSGLFASAAQAQEVVRLGNLKFAHYGAVSYIKEIAPKCGIKVEERVFAKGLDAMQAVIAGELDVGAVSSEAVISARASGTPIYLVAGFAKGGARLVGRADLGMKTVKDLKGKKVGVTRGGIQDILLAAELAQNGLTYSDQPGKDVQIIYLGFPDLNQALLGKNVDAIMQSEPYSSQAINKGFGNEIIKPYDTPIGEPIRTMVMTEKFYKERRPVAEKFMRCFVEATKTFIDNKELAEKYVRENMFKGQVSHEDFVNAIENSPYSYDVTAEHIQITTDLMQKYGVGKMAKPPVAKDWVKTDLLEQAKKSLNIK, via the coding sequence ATGTTCAAAAAGATTTTGCTTGCCAGCCTTATTACTTCCGGATTATTTGCCAGTGCTGCCCAGGCCCAGGAGGTTGTCAGGCTGGGTAACCTGAAATTCGCTCATTACGGTGCGGTATCCTATATCAAGGAAATCGCTCCCAAGTGTGGCATCAAGGTAGAAGAGCGTGTGTTCGCCAAGGGTCTTGATGCCATGCAGGCCGTCATCGCAGGTGAGCTGGATGTAGGGGCTGTATCTTCAGAAGCAGTGATTTCTGCCCGTGCCAGTGGTACACCTATTTATCTGGTGGCAGGTTTCGCCAAGGGTGGTGCCCGTCTGGTTGGACGTGCAGACCTGGGCATGAAGACTGTCAAAGATTTAAAAGGTAAAAAAGTTGGCGTGACCCGTGGCGGTATCCAGGACATCTTGCTGGCAGCCGAACTGGCACAAAATGGCCTGACTTATTCTGATCAACCAGGTAAGGATGTGCAAATCATTTATCTCGGTTTTCCTGATCTGAACCAGGCTCTGCTGGGCAAGAATGTTGACGCGATCATGCAGTCCGAGCCATATTCTTCCCAGGCCATCAACAAGGGTTTTGGCAATGAAATCATCAAGCCTTACGATACCCCGATAGGCGAACCGATCCGTACCATGGTCATGACAGAGAAGTTTTATAAAGAACGTCGCCCGGTTGCAGAAAAATTCATGCGCTGCTTTGTTGAAGCGACCAAGACCTTTATCGACAATAAGGAACTGGCTGAAAAATATGTGCGTGAAAACATGTTCAAGGGTCAGGTCAGCCATGAAGATTTTGTCAATGCCATAGAAAACTCACCTTACTCTTATGATGTGACGGCAGAACACATACAGATCACCACTGATCTTATGCAAAAATATGGCGTGGGTAAAATGGCCAAGCCACCAGTCGCCAAGGATTGGGTAAAAACCGATCTTCTGGAACAAGCCAAGAAGAGCCTGAACATAAAATAG